A region of the Campylobacter cuniculorum DSM 23162 = LMG 24588 genome:
CTCTTCTTTACAAGCAATTAAAAGCTCTTTAAATTCAGCACTCGCATCACACTCAAAAGTCCCTATGAAACGCGTCCCCATTTGCACTCCACTTGCTCCTAAAGACAAAACTTTTTCTATATCTTTTTTATCCCAAATTCCTCCTGCAGCAATGATAGGAAAAGAACCCCAATTTTTAGCCTCCTCGACTACAGGCTCAATCAGTTTTTCAAGTTGATAATCCGGATGCAAACATTGCTCATAAGTAAAACCTTGATGCCCTCCGCTTTTAGGACCTTCAAGCACAACAGCATCGGGCAAACGATTGTATCTTGATGACCATCTTTTACAAATGATTTTTAAAGCCTTAGATGAAGAAACAATAGGCACCAAAGCCACATCGGGAAAGTCCATACTAAATTCGGGTAAATTTGTAGGCAAACCCGCTCCCGAAACAATGACATTAAAACCCACTTCACAAGCATCTTTGACTATTCTTGCATAATCATTGCTTGCACATAAAATATTACAACCCAAAGGTGCATTTGCACAAATTTTTCGAGCATTATTGATAATACTTTGCAAACCTTTTTTAGAATAAAAATTTTCACTTCCATAAGGCTTGAGATTGAGCTGTTTATCCACATAAGCAAGATTCTCATAATATCCTGTTCCAACAGATGAAATAATACCAAGCCCACCATTTAAGGATACAGCTGAAGCAAGTTTATCCCAACTAATGCCTAATCCCATTCCACCTTGAAAGATTGGATATTTAATCGTGTGTTTTCCTATTTTTAAGGGTTTTAAATCCATTATTTAACCTTTAATTTTGCAAATTTTCTCTTACCTACTTGTAAAATGTATTCCCCCACTCCAAGCTGCATTTGTTCTTCTTGAGTTTTTTGTGAATTAACACTCACTGCCTTTGCACTGATTGAACGTCTTGCAGCAGAGCTTGAATTTTCTAAACCGCATAATACTAAAGCCTTAACAAGCCAAATTTCACCCTCCACTTCAAATTCAGGCATAGAACTTGGCAAAAGATTTGCACAATGAATTCTATCAAATTCAGCCTTTGCTTGCATTGCCTCTTCTTGATTGTGAAATCTTTGTGTGATTTCAAGGGCTAAATTTTCTTTAGCAATTTTAGGATGAAGTGAGCCTTTTTTAACCTCCTCTTCTATCTTTTGAATTTCACTCAAACTTTTTTCACTCAAAAGCTCATAATACCTAAACATCAATGCATCGCTAATGCTTAGAATTTTAGCATACATATCATCAGCTTTTTGAGTCACTCCTATGTAATTGTTTAAACTCTTACTCATTTTATTGACCCCATCTAATCCCTCAAGTAAAGGCATCATCATAATAGCCTGTTCTTTTCCAACATTATAAATTCTTTGAAGCTGTCTCCCCATTAAAAGATTAAATTTTTGGTCTGTACCTCCCATTTCAATATCACATTTTAATGCCACACTATCATAACCTTGAAGCAAGGGATATAAAAATTCACAAATCGAAATAGGACTTTGCTCCTTAAATCGCTTTGTAAAATCATCGCGTTCAAGCATTCTTGCCACACTAAAAGTCGCACTAAGCTCTATGATACCCGCTGCACCTAAGGCATTGAGCCATTTAGAATTAAATTCAATTTGAGTTTTTTTCCTATCAAGAATTTTAAAAACCTGTTTTTCATAGGTTTTAGCATTTTCTAAAACTTCTTCTTTATCCAGCTTTTTTCTTGTCGCATTTTTTCCGCTAGGATCGCCAATTTGCCCCGTAAAATCACCGATTAAAAATTGAACGATGGCTCCGTGTTTTTGCAAAAATGCCATCTTGGATAAAACCACACTATGCCCTAAATGCAAATCAGGAGCAGTTGGGTCCATACCGATTTTAACATAAAAATTTTCGCCTTTTTCATAGTAATTTTTGATTAAATTCTCAATTTTTTCTTCATCAATAATTTCCACACAAGCTCTTTTAACTTCTGCTAAAATATCTTTTAAATTCATTCTAAACCACCTTCTTTATATGCGTCATTTAAGGAAGTAAAATCCAAAATTTTATAACTTGATTTCAGTCTATCGCGGACATTTTCAACTTTGAGATTGTTTGGAATTTCTATAGTGA
Encoded here:
- the tyrS gene encoding tyrosine--tRNA ligase; the encoded protein is MNLKDILAEVKRACVEIIDEEKIENLIKNYYEKGENFYVKIGMDPTAPDLHLGHSVVLSKMAFLQKHGAIVQFLIGDFTGQIGDPSGKNATRKKLDKEEVLENAKTYEKQVFKILDRKKTQIEFNSKWLNALGAAGIIELSATFSVARMLERDDFTKRFKEQSPISICEFLYPLLQGYDSVALKCDIEMGGTDQKFNLLMGRQLQRIYNVGKEQAIMMMPLLEGLDGVNKMSKSLNNYIGVTQKADDMYAKILSISDALMFRYYELLSEKSLSEIQKIEEEVKKGSLHPKIAKENLALEITQRFHNQEEAMQAKAEFDRIHCANLLPSSMPEFEVEGEIWLVKALVLCGLENSSSAARRSISAKAVSVNSQKTQEEQMQLGVGEYILQVGKRKFAKLKVK
- a CDS encoding nitronate monooxygenase — protein: MDLKPLKIGKHTIKYPIFQGGMGLGISWDKLASAVSLNGGLGIISSVGTGYYENLAYVDKQLNLKPYGSENFYSKKGLQSIINNARKICANAPLGCNILCASNDYARIVKDACEVGFNVIVSGAGLPTNLPEFSMDFPDVALVPIVSSSKALKIICKRWSSRYNRLPDAVVLEGPKSGGHQGFTYEQCLHPDYQLEKLIEPVVEEAKNWGSFPIIAAGGIWDKKDIEKVLSLGASGVQMGTRFIGTFECDASAEFKELLIACKEEDIELIKSPVGYPARGIRTHLLDLVDKRMGPKINCTSNCVAPCGRGKEATKVGYCIADRLFDAWAGKKETGLFFTGANGYRLEKLISVKELMDKLVNGE